The following proteins come from a genomic window of Corynebacterium sp. P4-C1:
- a CDS encoding FABP family protein — protein sequence MSDNENSKLNANDAVNLAAEQSKGTAHRNIPALGLDEIPLPDDTANLRQGPNLHDGLLGLLPLVGVWQGTGQAVELPDNPEDEPKEYSFGQQLVISHDGENYLRFDSRIWRLDSDGNATGADQRETGFWRISLKDEIEVTLTNSRGLVEILYGSPVNERAWQLTSASTIATEQGPAKHGPGKRMYGLMPNNNLGWVDERVAGGTAEDELVFIPYMSAELQRIAG from the coding sequence ATGAGCGACAACGAGAACTCGAAGCTGAACGCCAACGATGCCGTGAACCTTGCCGCGGAGCAGTCAAAGGGCACCGCGCACCGCAATATTCCGGCATTGGGCCTGGATGAGATTCCCCTGCCCGACGACACAGCTAACCTGCGCCAGGGGCCGAACCTGCACGACGGGTTGCTCGGCCTTCTGCCGCTGGTCGGCGTGTGGCAGGGCACGGGCCAGGCAGTGGAACTGCCGGATAACCCCGAGGATGAGCCGAAGGAGTACAGCTTTGGCCAGCAGCTGGTTATCTCGCACGACGGCGAGAACTACCTGCGTTTCGATTCGCGCATCTGGCGCCTCGATTCCGACGGCAACGCCACCGGAGCCGACCAGCGCGAAACCGGTTTCTGGCGGATCTCCCTGAAGGACGAGATCGAGGTGACGCTGACGAACTCCCGCGGCCTCGTGGAGATCCTTTACGGCTCCCCTGTCAACGAGCGCGCATGGCAGCTGACCTCCGCGTCGACCATCGCGACGGAGCAGGGACCGGCCAAGCACGGCCCCGGCAAGCGCATGTACGGCCTAATGCCGAACAACAATTTGGGCTGGGTCGACGAGCGCGTCGCCGGCGGTACCGCCGAGGATGAGCTGGTGTTCATCCCCTATATGTCGGCGGAGCTTCAGCGGATCGCGGGCTAG
- a CDS encoding sterol carrier family protein, translating into MTPKNDPQATRAAVEAIRGWIEDPEGAPVPARGLIADACRRTVRALAAELPGHTVELRVPPFVAVQCVEGPRHTRGTPPNVVEMRPEVWLQLATGSLDYGDAVADGRVEASGSRAGEVAAGLPVIAL; encoded by the coding sequence ATGACTCCTAAGAACGACCCTCAGGCCACCCGCGCGGCGGTGGAGGCGATCAGGGGGTGGATCGAGGACCCGGAAGGCGCGCCTGTTCCGGCGCGCGGACTGATCGCAGACGCTTGCCGACGTACTGTGCGCGCCCTTGCCGCCGAGCTCCCCGGCCACACTGTGGAGCTGCGGGTGCCCCCATTCGTGGCTGTCCAGTGTGTGGAGGGGCCCCGCCACACGCGCGGTACCCCGCCGAACGTGGTGGAGATGCGGCCGGAAGTGTGGCTGCAGTTGGCCACGGGCAGCCTGGATTACGGCGATGCCGTGGCCGACGGCCGGGTGGAGGCGTCGGGTTCGCGTGCGGGGGAGGTCGCGGCCGGCTTGCCTGTGATTGCCCTCTAG
- the purQ gene encoding phosphoribosylformylglycinamidine synthase subunit PurQ, which translates to MSATIGVITFPGTLDDVDALRAVRLAGAEPKALWHADEDLTGVDAVIVPGGFSYGDYLRSGAIAAMAPMMKAVVEAAGKGMPVLGICNGFQILTESGLLPGALTRNKGLHFHCTDTYLEVANAETAWTSEFEAGQKILIPAKHGEGRFQAAPETIEALEAEGRVVFRYTDNFNGSINGIAGVTSENRRVVGLMPHPEHAIDLLTGPSTDGLGLIQSAIAEISKIGA; encoded by the coding sequence GTGAGCGCGACCATCGGCGTAATCACCTTCCCAGGCACGCTTGACGATGTTGATGCGTTGCGCGCCGTCCGCCTCGCCGGGGCGGAGCCGAAGGCGCTCTGGCATGCCGACGAAGATTTGACCGGCGTCGACGCCGTCATCGTCCCCGGTGGCTTCTCCTACGGTGACTACCTGCGCTCCGGCGCGATCGCCGCGATGGCCCCGATGATGAAGGCTGTCGTCGAGGCCGCAGGAAAAGGCATGCCGGTACTGGGCATCTGCAACGGGTTCCAGATCCTCACCGAGTCCGGCTTGCTGCCGGGAGCCCTGACCCGCAACAAGGGCCTGCACTTCCACTGCACCGACACCTACCTCGAGGTGGCCAACGCCGAGACAGCGTGGACCAGCGAGTTCGAGGCGGGCCAGAAGATTCTCATCCCGGCGAAGCACGGCGAGGGGCGCTTTCAGGCGGCCCCGGAGACTATCGAGGCGCTGGAGGCGGAGGGCCGGGTGGTCTTCCGCTACACCGACAACTTCAACGGCTCGATTAACGGAATCGCTGGTGTGACCAGTGAGAACCGCCGTGTTGTCGGGCTCATGCCGCACCCGGAGCATGCCATCGACCTGCTGACCGGGCCGTCCACCGACGGGCTGGGTCTGATCCAGTCCGCCATCGCCGAAATCTCGAAGATCGGAGCCTGA
- the purL gene encoding phosphoribosylformylglycinamidine synthase subunit PurL yields the protein MNAQEGKNPLVRNDTVEAAKATPEQEQPYAALGLKDDEYARIREILGRRPTDAELTVYSVMWSEHCSYKSSKVHLRYFGETMTEEMGAKLLAGIGENAGVVDIGDGNAVTFRVESHNHPSYVEPYQGAATGVGGIVRDIMAMGARPIAVMDQLRFGPADADDTKRVLPGVVAGIGGYGNSLGLPTIGGETSFDATYAGNPLVNALCVGTLKVEDLKLAFASGQGNKVMLFGSRTGLDGIGGVSVLASESFEEGAERKLPAVQVGDPFAEKVLIECCLELYGANVVVGIQDLGGAGLACATSELAAAGDGGMRVNLDAVPLRAENMSAAEILASESQERMCAVVAPENVEKFKAICAKWDVNCAEIGEVTGEADRLVIEHNGEIVLDAPPSTIADEAPVDQRPWARPEWQDGVQEQVDVDKPADVADAWLKLVAAPALCSRDWITEQYDRYVRGNTVQARHADSGVLRIDETSGRGVAVSADASGRYAYLDPNMGARLALAESYRNVAVTGARPVAVTNCLNFGSPENPDVMWQFREAVHGLADGAVELGIPVSGGNVSFYNQTGETPILPTPVVGVLGVIGDVADSVSHRVVNNQDSDILVLLGETKDEFGGSVWQEVSGAGLAGLPPQVDLANEAKLADYFCGPADSSGASAGLTAAHDLSEGGLGQAVFEMLKDTDKGAELDLSAVHEDAFTALFSESASRVLVACSPDRVDRAVAEAVELGIPAAVIGSTNLSGEVTFAEGTPAAGHSVGMEALRTAWAGTLPGLFAHADAPNAAV from the coding sequence GTGAACGCTCAAGAAGGAAAGAACCCGCTCGTGCGCAACGACACTGTTGAGGCCGCGAAGGCGACGCCGGAGCAGGAGCAGCCGTACGCCGCGCTCGGCCTGAAGGACGACGAGTACGCCCGCATCCGGGAGATCCTCGGCCGCCGCCCCACGGACGCCGAGCTGACCGTCTACTCGGTCATGTGGTCCGAGCACTGCTCCTACAAGTCGTCGAAGGTTCACCTGCGCTACTTCGGCGAGACCATGACTGAGGAGATGGGCGCGAAGCTGCTCGCCGGTATCGGCGAGAACGCCGGCGTGGTGGATATCGGGGACGGCAACGCAGTGACCTTCCGCGTCGAGTCCCACAACCACCCGTCCTATGTCGAGCCCTACCAGGGCGCGGCCACGGGTGTCGGCGGCATCGTCCGCGACATCATGGCCATGGGCGCGCGCCCGATCGCCGTGATGGATCAGCTGCGTTTCGGCCCGGCAGACGCGGACGACACCAAGCGTGTCCTGCCCGGTGTCGTCGCCGGCATCGGCGGCTACGGCAATTCCCTTGGTCTGCCGACTATCGGCGGCGAGACCTCCTTCGACGCTACCTATGCCGGCAACCCGCTGGTCAACGCGCTGTGTGTGGGCACCCTGAAGGTCGAAGACCTGAAGCTGGCCTTCGCGTCCGGTCAGGGCAACAAGGTGATGCTCTTCGGCTCCCGCACGGGCCTCGACGGCATCGGCGGTGTGTCGGTGCTGGCCTCCGAGAGCTTCGAGGAAGGCGCGGAGCGCAAGCTGCCAGCTGTGCAGGTCGGCGACCCGTTCGCGGAGAAGGTCCTCATCGAGTGCTGCCTGGAGCTCTACGGCGCGAACGTCGTCGTCGGCATCCAGGACCTCGGCGGCGCGGGTCTCGCCTGCGCGACTTCCGAGCTCGCCGCGGCCGGTGACGGCGGCATGCGCGTCAACCTCGACGCAGTCCCGCTGCGCGCGGAGAATATGTCCGCCGCGGAGATCCTCGCCTCCGAGTCCCAGGAGCGCATGTGCGCCGTCGTGGCGCCGGAAAATGTGGAGAAATTCAAAGCCATCTGCGCCAAGTGGGACGTCAACTGCGCGGAGATCGGCGAAGTCACCGGCGAAGCCGACCGCCTGGTCATCGAGCACAACGGCGAGATCGTCCTCGACGCACCGCCGTCGACGATTGCGGACGAAGCACCGGTCGACCAGCGCCCCTGGGCCCGCCCGGAGTGGCAGGACGGGGTACAGGAGCAGGTGGACGTCGATAAGCCCGCAGATGTCGCTGATGCGTGGTTGAAGCTCGTCGCGGCCCCTGCGCTGTGTTCGCGCGACTGGATCACCGAGCAGTACGACCGCTACGTGCGCGGCAACACCGTCCAGGCGCGCCACGCGGATTCGGGCGTGCTGCGTATCGACGAAACCTCCGGCCGCGGCGTCGCCGTCTCCGCTGACGCGTCCGGCCGTTACGCCTACCTGGACCCGAACATGGGTGCCCGGCTCGCCTTGGCGGAGTCCTACCGCAACGTTGCAGTCACCGGGGCCCGCCCCGTCGCAGTGACCAACTGCCTCAACTTCGGTTCCCCGGAGAACCCCGACGTGATGTGGCAGTTCCGCGAAGCCGTGCACGGCCTGGCTGACGGTGCTGTCGAGCTGGGAATCCCGGTTTCCGGCGGCAACGTGTCCTTCTACAACCAGACGGGCGAGACCCCGATCCTGCCGACCCCGGTGGTGGGCGTGCTCGGCGTCATCGGCGATGTCGCGGACTCAGTCAGCCACCGCGTGGTGAACAACCAGGACTCCGACATTCTCGTCCTGCTCGGCGAAACCAAGGACGAATTCGGCGGCTCCGTGTGGCAGGAAGTCTCCGGCGCCGGCCTGGCTGGCCTGCCGCCGCAGGTCGACCTAGCGAACGAGGCGAAGCTGGCCGACTACTTCTGCGGCCCGGCGGACTCCTCCGGTGCCTCGGCCGGCCTCACCGCAGCCCACGACCTGTCCGAGGGCGGTCTGGGCCAGGCAGTGTTCGAGATGCTCAAGGACACCGACAAGGGTGCGGAACTCGACCTGTCCGCAGTGCACGAGGACGCGTTCACGGCGCTGTTCTCCGAGTCGGCTTCCCGAGTGCTCGTGGCGTGCAGCCCGGACCGCGTCGACCGCGCCGTCGCCGAAGCGGTGGAGCTGGGCATCCCGGCCGCCGTCATCGGGTCGACGAACCTGAGCGGCGAGGTCACCTTCGCTGAGGGCACGCCCGCCGCCGGCCATTCTGTCGGCATGGAGGCTCTGCGCACCGCGTGGGCCGGCACCCTGCCGGGTCTGTTCGCCCACGCTGACGCGCCGAACGCCGCAGTCTAA
- a CDS encoding aminodeoxychorismate lyase encodes MGPNHAVIYLVEPFGGSMRRQNAKLPHVYWDDAAVTRGDGCFETILVAGGEPTNLEAHLKRFTNSARLLDLPAPPAEAWRAATYQAVADFVRESGLEPGDVEAKCQWTYTRGRESTGVPSAWVTVRPIPREQIELRERGAKIMTAPRGYTLAATEETPWLTVGAKTLNYAAAMSAVRWAKSRGFDDVVYIDPATGRVLEGATSSVIAVRGDKLRTPTTGGDVLPGTTQAAIFKRAEKEGWRCKEKDIDVDYLLSSDQVWLVSSVRGGVRVTAIDGTKLPAPSKKDEAKVRALIDAALRPAPRP; translated from the coding sequence ATGGGCCCCAATCACGCTGTCATTTATCTCGTCGAGCCGTTCGGCGGCTCAATGCGGCGGCAGAACGCCAAGTTGCCGCACGTGTACTGGGACGACGCGGCGGTCACGCGCGGAGACGGCTGCTTCGAGACAATCCTGGTCGCCGGCGGCGAACCGACCAATCTGGAGGCGCACCTGAAGCGCTTCACCAATTCCGCGCGGCTGCTCGACCTCCCGGCACCGCCGGCTGAGGCGTGGCGCGCGGCCACGTATCAGGCAGTCGCCGACTTCGTGCGCGAATCCGGTCTCGAGCCCGGAGACGTGGAGGCCAAATGCCAGTGGACCTACACCCGCGGCCGCGAATCCACCGGTGTGCCCAGCGCGTGGGTGACGGTGCGCCCGATTCCGCGTGAGCAGATTGAACTCCGTGAGCGTGGCGCCAAGATCATGACTGCGCCCCGCGGCTACACTCTCGCCGCCACCGAGGAGACACCGTGGCTCACCGTCGGCGCGAAAACGCTCAACTACGCCGCCGCAATGTCGGCTGTGCGCTGGGCGAAAAGCCGCGGTTTCGACGACGTCGTCTACATCGACCCCGCGACCGGGCGTGTGCTGGAAGGCGCGACGTCGTCGGTCATCGCGGTGCGCGGCGACAAACTGCGCACCCCCACCACCGGGGGCGATGTGCTTCCCGGTACCACCCAGGCGGCGATCTTCAAACGCGCCGAGAAAGAGGGGTGGCGCTGCAAGGAAAAAGACATCGACGTCGACTACCTGCTCAGCTCAGACCAAGTCTGGCTGGTCAGTTCCGTGCGCGGCGGGGTGCGCGTCACCGCGATCGACGGCACCAAACTTCCCGCGCCCAGCAAGAAAGACGAGGCGAAGGTGCGCGCACTCATCGACGCCGCTCTCCGCCCCGCTCCTCGGCCCTAG
- a CDS encoding folate-binding protein YgfZ: MNNYRSPLLSFTGAAELPDATSTLIDAAGVPSHYGDPLREQRSVERGGVAVDRSHRRVIRVAGPDAPEFLNNLLSQKLDDAPDGFSAAVCDLDMQGRILHHADITRTEDAFYLDTPSYSGESLLDYLTKMIFWSDVTVEEVDLGIITLLGAPSSFAVPSSIGAAYSREVDWAGPRRIDIAVPRERLADAYRALTAPDAGLERAGLMAFSAERVKALEPELRADLDAKSIPHEAPTLIARGGHAGAVHLNKGCYRGQETVARVENLGRSPRLLVLVHLDGSAPAEPKAGAPVTVGGRTVGRLGTVAHDCDYGPVALALVKRSALNAPEPTAAPITLEIEAGDEENGTMTVTAAVDIDSLPADEGERAGRRAVDKLRGRAR; this comes from the coding sequence GTGAATAACTACCGTTCGCCCCTATTGAGTTTCACTGGAGCGGCCGAGCTGCCCGACGCGACGAGCACGCTTATCGACGCCGCCGGAGTCCCCTCCCACTACGGCGACCCCCTGCGCGAGCAGCGCTCCGTCGAACGCGGTGGAGTAGCCGTCGACCGCAGCCACAGGCGGGTGATCCGTGTGGCGGGGCCCGACGCGCCCGAATTCCTGAACAATCTGCTTTCGCAGAAGCTCGATGACGCCCCCGACGGTTTCAGCGCCGCGGTGTGCGATCTGGACATGCAGGGCCGCATTCTCCACCACGCCGACATCACCCGCACAGAGGACGCGTTCTACCTGGATACCCCGTCCTATTCCGGTGAATCCCTGCTCGACTACCTGACGAAGATGATCTTCTGGTCCGACGTGACCGTCGAGGAGGTCGACTTGGGCATCATCACTCTGCTGGGCGCCCCGTCGTCTTTCGCTGTGCCTTCGTCGATCGGCGCCGCCTACTCCCGTGAAGTGGATTGGGCGGGTCCGCGGCGGATCGATATCGCTGTTCCCCGCGAGCGGCTCGCCGATGCCTACCGCGCGCTCACCGCCCCGGACGCGGGCCTCGAGAGAGCGGGTCTCATGGCCTTTTCCGCCGAGCGCGTGAAAGCTCTCGAACCTGAACTCCGCGCAGATTTGGACGCCAAGTCCATCCCCCACGAGGCCCCCACGCTCATCGCGCGCGGCGGGCACGCGGGCGCCGTCCACTTGAACAAGGGCTGCTACCGCGGTCAGGAGACTGTCGCACGCGTGGAGAATCTCGGCCGCTCACCGCGCCTGCTGGTGCTCGTGCACCTGGACGGTTCCGCACCTGCCGAGCCGAAAGCGGGCGCACCCGTGACTGTCGGCGGACGCACCGTTGGCAGGCTCGGCACCGTGGCGCACGACTGCGACTACGGCCCCGTCGCCCTGGCACTGGTGAAGCGCTCCGCGCTGAATGCCCCGGAGCCAACTGCCGCGCCAATCACACTGGAGATCGAAGCAGGCGACGAAGAAAACGGCACGATGACCGTCACCGCGGCCGTAGACATCGATTCCTTGCCCGCGGATGAAGGGGAAAGGGCAGGCAGGCGCGCCGTCGATAAGCTGCGCGGCCGCGCCCGCTAG
- a CDS encoding DUF3073 domain-containing protein produces MGRGRAKAKQTKVARQLKYNTPDMDLDSLQRELAGKAPSNQWDDSDDDDYDVDPQYAEYADWDADEDEADQR; encoded by the coding sequence ATGGGTCGCGGACGCGCCAAAGCAAAGCAGACCAAGGTCGCACGCCAGTTGAAGTACAACACGCCCGACATGGATCTTGATTCGCTCCAGCGGGAGCTCGCGGGCAAGGCCCCTTCGAACCAGTGGGACGACTCCGACGACGATGACTACGACGTCGACCCCCAGTACGCCGAGTACGCCGACTGGGACGCAGACGAAGATGAGGCCGACCAGCGCTAA
- the purM gene encoding phosphoribosylformylglycinamidine cyclo-ligase, with product MTTPENQQPGNPGTQSADASVSYAAAGVDIEAGDKAVELFAPHAKRATRPEVRGSLGGFAGLFALGKYKEPLLAAGSDGVGTKLAVAQAMDKHDTIGIDLVAMCVDDLVVCGAEPLFLQDYIAIGKVVPEKVATIVSGIAEGCVQAGCALLGGETAEHPGVMGEDEYDVSATAVGVVEADELLGPDRVRDGDVIIGMASSGLHSNGYSLARHVLLEKAGLPLDGHIEELGRTLGEELLEPTRIYSLDCLALAHECEVRTFCHVTGGGLAGNMERVIPEGKAAEMHRASWEPPQIFRTIRTVGRVPEEEMEKTFNMGVGMVAVVAPEDRDRALAMLTARHVDCWELGVVRNATEEDGGRRAALVGTHVH from the coding sequence ATGACCACCCCCGAGAACCAGCAGCCGGGAAACCCGGGCACCCAGAGTGCCGACGCTTCCGTCTCCTACGCCGCGGCCGGCGTGGACATTGAGGCGGGCGACAAGGCTGTCGAGCTCTTCGCGCCCCACGCCAAGCGCGCGACCCGCCCGGAGGTGCGCGGCAGCCTCGGCGGTTTCGCGGGCCTGTTCGCCCTGGGCAAGTACAAGGAGCCGCTGCTGGCCGCCGGCTCGGACGGCGTGGGCACCAAACTCGCAGTCGCCCAGGCGATGGACAAGCACGACACCATCGGCATCGACTTGGTGGCCATGTGCGTCGACGACCTCGTGGTGTGCGGCGCGGAGCCGCTCTTCCTGCAGGACTACATCGCGATCGGGAAGGTCGTGCCGGAGAAGGTCGCGACGATCGTCTCGGGCATTGCTGAAGGATGCGTCCAGGCCGGCTGCGCCCTGCTCGGCGGCGAGACTGCGGAGCACCCGGGTGTGATGGGGGAGGACGAGTACGACGTGTCCGCCACCGCCGTCGGTGTCGTCGAGGCGGACGAGCTGCTCGGCCCGGACCGTGTGCGCGACGGCGACGTGATCATCGGCATGGCGTCGTCCGGCCTGCACTCCAACGGTTACTCCCTGGCCCGCCACGTGCTCCTGGAGAAGGCGGGCCTGCCGCTCGACGGCCACATCGAGGAACTCGGCCGCACGCTCGGCGAGGAGCTTCTCGAGCCCACCCGCATCTACTCCCTCGACTGCCTCGCCCTAGCCCACGAGTGCGAGGTGCGCACGTTCTGCCACGTCACCGGCGGAGGCTTGGCGGGCAACATGGAGCGCGTCATTCCGGAGGGCAAGGCCGCCGAGATGCACCGTGCGTCGTGGGAGCCCCCGCAGATCTTCCGCACCATCCGCACCGTGGGCCGCGTGCCCGAGGAGGAGATGGAGAAGACCTTCAACATGGGTGTCGGCATGGTCGCGGTCGTCGCTCCCGAGGACCGGGACCGTGCGCTGGCGATGCTCACCGCGCGCCACGTGGACTGCTGGGAGCTCGGTGTAGTGCGCAACGCGACGGAGGAGGACGGCGGACGCCGTGCGGCGCTCGTCGGCACGCACGTGCACTAA
- a CDS encoding acyl-CoA thioesterase, translating into MTETVETANKPSSITLRFMAAPTDVIHAGAQGVSGGRVLEWIDKAAYACAVQWSSTYCVTAYVGHIHFTRPIPSGHIVEVRSRLAMTGRSSMHIVNEVLSADPREGVFTRACDCLVIFVAKDPETGKGMEVPKYVPQTDEEKRVEQAAKSRLDLRKNIEEQMALQTYDGESHAPRVIHRFMAKPTDINWGGKVHGGTAMEWIDSAGTSCTMEWSGEQTVAVYAGGIRFYRPISIGDLIEVDARLTRTGERSMSVDTHVRSGDPRGGRENLQTAIHATFTYVATDVDGDPLKARQFVPKTDEDKALWQHAEVLKELREEYRPMPLVSPNPSTQRTD; encoded by the coding sequence ATGACCGAGACAGTGGAAACTGCGAACAAGCCCTCATCCATCACCCTCCGCTTCATGGCGGCCCCCACCGACGTCATTCACGCAGGTGCGCAAGGCGTCTCGGGCGGCCGAGTACTCGAGTGGATCGACAAAGCCGCGTACGCCTGCGCCGTCCAGTGGTCCTCGACCTACTGCGTCACCGCTTACGTGGGCCACATCCACTTCACCCGCCCCATCCCCTCGGGCCACATCGTCGAGGTGCGTTCCCGCCTCGCCATGACCGGGCGGAGCTCCATGCACATCGTCAACGAAGTGCTCTCCGCCGACCCGCGCGAAGGCGTGTTCACCCGCGCATGCGACTGCCTGGTCATCTTCGTGGCCAAGGACCCCGAGACAGGCAAGGGCATGGAAGTGCCCAAATACGTGCCGCAGACCGACGAGGAAAAGCGCGTCGAGCAAGCCGCCAAGTCCCGCCTGGACCTGCGCAAGAACATCGAAGAGCAGATGGCCCTGCAGACCTACGATGGCGAATCCCACGCCCCGCGCGTCATCCACCGCTTCATGGCCAAGCCCACCGACATCAACTGGGGCGGCAAGGTCCACGGCGGCACCGCCATGGAATGGATCGATTCTGCCGGCACCTCCTGCACCATGGAGTGGTCCGGCGAGCAGACCGTGGCTGTCTACGCCGGCGGCATCCGCTTCTACCGTCCGATCTCCATCGGCGACCTCATCGAGGTCGACGCACGCCTGACCCGCACCGGAGAGCGCTCCATGAGCGTGGACACCCACGTCCGATCCGGTGACCCCCGCGGCGGCCGCGAGAACCTCCAGACCGCGATCCACGCCACCTTCACCTACGTCGCCACCGACGTTGACGGTGACCCGCTGAAGGCGCGCCAGTTCGTCCCCAAAACCGACGAGGACAAGGCACTATGGCAGCACGCCGAGGTGCTCAAGGAGCTGCGCGAAGAGTACCGCCCGATGCCGCTGGTCTCGCCGAACCCGTCGACCCAGCGCACCGACTAG
- the purF gene encoding amidophosphoribosyltransferase, with protein MEAEETEPREECGVFGVWAPGEDVSKLTYFGLFALQHRGQEGAGIAVGDDGRIVVFKDSGLVSQVFDEAILDALQGDVAIGHTRYSTAGAQNWENVQPMFRTSPNGTDVSLAHNGNLVNYKTLQDEAIRRKLVPKEGVEGQGSSSDTAVVSALLADGVRDDRSLLDSARDLLPTLKGAFCLVFTDGETLYAARDPHGVRPLSLGRLEQGWVVASETAALDITGASFVRDIEPGELVAIDSSGIHAERFADATPKTCVFEYVYIARPDSVVEGTTVNAARLEIGRRLSHVSPVDGDIVMPVPESGTPAAIGYAEESGIPFAQGLMKNAYVGRTFIQPSDTLRQLGLRLKLNPVREIIEGKSLVVVDDSIVRGNTQRKLIRMLREAGAAEVHVRIASPPVKWPCFYGIDFASPGELIANNAGGDDAAVAENICRVIGADSLAFVSIEDMIASTGKPEKNLCAACFDGHYPLGLPEHNANADAVRRIQEGM; from the coding sequence ATGGAGGCCGAGGAGACCGAGCCGCGCGAGGAGTGCGGTGTCTTCGGTGTATGGGCGCCGGGTGAGGATGTCTCCAAGCTGACGTATTTCGGCCTTTTCGCCCTGCAGCACCGCGGACAGGAGGGGGCCGGTATCGCGGTGGGGGATGACGGTCGGATCGTGGTGTTCAAGGACAGCGGGCTGGTCTCGCAGGTCTTCGACGAAGCGATCTTGGACGCCTTGCAGGGTGATGTGGCGATCGGCCACACGCGGTATTCCACGGCGGGCGCCCAGAACTGGGAGAATGTCCAGCCGATGTTCCGCACCTCCCCGAACGGGACGGATGTGTCGTTGGCGCACAACGGCAACCTGGTGAACTACAAGACGCTGCAGGACGAGGCGATCCGCCGCAAGCTGGTGCCGAAGGAGGGCGTTGAGGGGCAGGGCTCGTCGTCGGATACAGCGGTGGTCTCCGCCCTGCTCGCCGACGGCGTCCGCGACGACCGTTCCCTCCTCGACTCCGCCCGCGACTTGCTGCCCACCTTGAAAGGTGCTTTCTGCCTCGTCTTCACCGACGGCGAGACGCTGTATGCGGCACGTGACCCGCACGGCGTGCGTCCGCTGTCGCTCGGCCGGCTCGAGCAGGGCTGGGTCGTGGCCAGTGAAACAGCCGCTCTTGACATCACGGGCGCTTCCTTCGTGCGCGATATCGAGCCGGGTGAGCTGGTCGCCATCGATTCTTCCGGCATTCATGCCGAGCGTTTCGCCGACGCCACCCCGAAGACGTGCGTCTTCGAGTACGTCTACATCGCGCGCCCCGATTCCGTGGTGGAGGGCACCACGGTCAACGCCGCCCGCCTGGAGATCGGCCGGAGGTTGTCGCATGTGTCGCCGGTGGACGGCGACATCGTCATGCCCGTGCCCGAATCCGGCACCCCTGCGGCGATCGGCTACGCCGAGGAGTCCGGCATCCCGTTCGCGCAGGGGCTGATGAAGAACGCATACGTCGGCCGCACCTTCATCCAGCCGTCCGACACCTTGCGCCAGCTGGGTCTGCGTTTGAAGCTCAACCCGGTGCGCGAGATCATCGAGGGCAAGTCGCTCGTCGTCGTCGACGACTCCATCGTGCGCGGTAACACGCAGCGCAAACTGATCCGCATGCTGCGTGAGGCGGGCGCCGCCGAGGTGCATGTGCGCATCGCCTCGCCGCCGGTGAAGTGGCCGTGCTTCTACGGCATCGACTTCGCAAGCCCGGGCGAGCTCATCGCCAACAACGCCGGTGGCGACGACGCGGCCGTGGCGGAGAATATCTGCCGTGTCATCGGCGCGGATTCACTCGCGTTCGTGAGTATCGAGGACATGATTGCATCGACAGGCAAGCCCGAAAAGAATTTGTGCGCCGCCTGCTTCGACGGTCACTACCCGCTCGGCCTGCCCGAGCACAACGCCAACGCTGACGCCGTGCGGCGCATTCAGGAAGGGATGTAA